ATTATTTCTCTGAGGTGTGAAATAATATTTTTCAATCTCAAGAATATCATAATGATACTGAGGATTGATATCACCATTATATTCCTTTTTAATTTGGTCAAAAATAAAATCTTTAATATAAGGTATCTTGTTTTGAATTTCAGACACTTCTTTTATAACAATAGCCATTTTAAAACTCCTTTAGACAACATAAATTTAGAAGTATTACTTTTTTAAATAATTTTAAGCCATTAGTAATACTTATTTTTAGTTTTGTAAGACTATTACTATATTAAATAATCAAATACTATTTAAAATTTATTATTTGAGTTGAAAAATAGAAAAAATAAGAAAAATAAAAAGATTATCCAAATAAACTGGATAAACCTTTAGAAGCTAATAAACCAATAAATTCATCAGCAGGAGTCATAACAATATTTCCTTTAGCATATTGATCCATAGCTGCTTGAACCATTTTTGCTTTTGTTAAAGGATCATCAGCAGATGATGCGATACCTTGAACTAAATCTAAAACAGCAGTTCCTCTTGTTACACCTTGACCATATTGTTCTTCCCTAATAATATCAATACCACTAACCTCTAATGTTTGACCATTAACCTCAATCGGTGATGCTGCTTGAATAACTGCATCAATTGCCTCAGTATTAACTGCAACAACTGCATCAATTGAAACATTTAAATTGTATTCAACAATCTCTTTAGCAAGTTTCATAGACTGTTCATCATCATCATACCAGAAGGAATCATGCATAAGTAACTTTTCTCCAGCACCCATTTCCTGAGCTTCTTGAGGCTCTTCAGCAGTTGGGTGTGTTAAACCACCAGGATAAACTGCAGAATAATTAACTAAGGATCCATTATTAAGAGTTACAATAAATGCCATATCACAGCCCCCCATTCCTTGACGAGCTTCACTTTCATCCAATGCACATATCAATATATGTTTTTCCCCAGTCGATAGCTCATTATTAGTTGGCATAAACATAGTTCCCGCAACAACTGCTACAATACCTATGATAATAACCACTATAATGGCAATACTTATCTTTTTTCTCCTTCTCATATTATCACTATAAACTTTACCAAGTGAATATATTAAATTAATTTAATATTTATATCGAAGATATATATTTTTTTTGATGAATTTATATACAATAAAGAAACTAGTTTAGAATAATAAAGCATTACCTGAAAAAGATTTTTCTACTTAAAAATTTAATAAAAAAAGAGCAACAATTATTTTTTATTTTTACAGCACCCAAAAAAGAAATTAAATATTTTTTTAACGACTTTTTTAGCTCCTGTAGGCTTTTTATCCTCAGTTTCACAACAACTTCTTTTTGGAATAGTTTTAACCATATATATCACAAAAATAGTTTTTTTAAAAAAGGTAGGTGAAATTAAATATGATAAAACATATTTAATTTCGTGAGAGTAGTTATATGTCTTTTTTATTAAATTAGAGAAAGAGAGTACTAATTTAATATCGAATTGGGGTGTATTAATATGGTTTAGTAACCAATAACACAGATAACAAAACCAGACAGTTTTAGTCATGCCTAAATTTCATCATCAAATAAGAGTTGTTGTAAGTAGTATTTAAATGTTTTGATTTTTTTAGGTATACCTAAATTATGATAAAAAAATAAAAAGTGAAAAAGTTAATTAACACTACTGAGAGAGTCATTAAACTTATTTCTTAAAATAAAAAAAATAAAAAAACTTATAAAATCACATTAATTGTGATTTACAACATATTTCCTATTTTTTCTTCTACAAAAAATAACATCATAATTAATATTTCTCATAGAGCCCACCATTTTTGGAATTTAAAAAAAAGGAGGATTCTAAAAATCTGCATTCATTATACTAACATAATCTACAGTTGACTTTTTAAGATCTACATACAAAGTAAAAATAATATGTTACAAGTTCCATCAAAAGAACATCCAACTCAAATCAAAAATATATAAGTTAAGTTATTAAAATAAGAAAAAATCTTTCAAATAGTAAAAATAAATAAAAAAAGTTAAAATAAGAAGATTACATTAATCTTCTAGTATCAGTGATTTCTACACTAGCTACGTTGTTTAATTTACCCATAGCTTCTTCAGTGGATTCAGTTCCACCTTCACCATCTTCAATGATGAACATTAAATTTAATGCAGTTAAACCAAATGCAATTGGTTCTTCATCGATTTTATGGAATTCAGCATCATCAGGCATTGCAGCTTGAATATCTGCTTTTAAAGCTTCTAAATCTACATCAGGGCTTTCAGGCATGATTTTCATAGTTGCTACTACATCACTCATAATTATTCCTCCAAAATATTAAATCAAATTAAGGTCCTTCAAATCCACATTCACATTTGTATGCATGGCCAAAAGTACGGCATTTTTCACATCTAGCGATTTTTGCACCACAAATTGGACATTCGAATTCAACGAAAGGACCAGTTAATGGAATTTCTTGTTTACAAGATATACATTCTACTGTTTTCATTTAATCACCAATTATTTTTGTATAATCGAAATTGTAATCCTTTGAATCATTAATAAGAGCTAAAACTCTATTAGGATATTTACCATTTACAACATAACAATTAGACCCGTACTTAATTAAAAGAGAAGGCAACATTAAGTCAATTGATGATTCTTCAAAAGTTAGTAGTTTTTTTGCATCAATTTTACTAATGAATTTGGAACCTTCTTCACTAGGTTCACGGGTATATATACCATTTACATTTGTTACTATTAAAAGGTTTGCATTTAAAAGGTGAGAAATGTAGGCCGCAATTGAATCTGAAGTAACATCCCATGAACATTCAAAAGGATCATCTTCTTTTAAAATCTTTGAAACAATCAAAATAGGAGTTAAACCAAGTTTATTTATTTCTTCTGCTTCTTCAATAGAATAAGCTAATCTAGAAGAACTTACTTTATCATCAACCAGCTGTGCCAAAATATCCATACAATCAATAGCAGCATTATGTGCAGTTTCATCAGATAAATTCAAAATATCATCATATTTACGAATAAGATTTGCAAATTCTCCTCCACCAAGAATAACTAAAGAATCAGTGCTTTTTAACTTTTTAACTAAATCAATAGCATAATCTGGAAATAAACTGCCCCCAACCTTAACAACCTGTTTAATAATAATTTCACAACCTACAAAAAAAGAAATCCACCAACATCTTAATAGTCATTTAATTGAAAATAGCTTCGATTAAATTGATAGTTAACCTACAATAACTTTAAATCCCCAGTGATTTTATCAAGTATTTCATCTTCATCAGGCCCCAAGGCCAAAACTGTTGTTGTTGATGTAGGTACTTGAGTCCTTCCAGCATCAACTACAAGATAATAAGAAACTTTATTAATAATAGCTTGCTTTTTAAGTTCTAAAAGTTCTTCTAAAGAATTAACTTTACAAACAACTTTAGCATATGCTTCATTTTCCCATTTACGAATTTTTTCAGAATTGGTTTTTTTATATGCACCTAATGAACCATGACAGCATTGAGCAGCTATTTTTCCTTTACCCATTTTTAAATCATTTCTTACAACCATTACTTGTTTCATAAAATATTGATTTCTAAATAGCTATTTAAATATTTTTAGAAAAAAAATAACTTTTTTAAAGGAGGTAATATAAAATATAATTATCTTTATTTTTATCATTAAACTTTTTTTAGGAGAATGTTAATGAGCAGAATATCTATTTTAGACAAGGAGAAATGTCAACCAAAAAAATGTGATTATGTTTGTATTAGTTATTGTCCTGGAGTTAGAATGGAAGAAGATACAATAGTAATCGATGAAGATACTAAAAAACCATTAATTTCAGAGCAATTATGTGAAGGTTGTGGTATTTGTACTAATAGATGTCCTTTTGATGCTATTTCTATAATTAATTTACCTGAAGCTGTTGGAGAACCAATTCATAGATTTGGACAAAACCAATTCGAACTATTTGGACTTCCAGACCTTGCAGAAGGAACAGTATTAGGTCTTTTAGGACAGAATGGTATTGGAAAATCCACAATTATGAGAATTTTATCTGGAGAATTAATTCCAAACTTAGGAGATTATGATTTTGAACCTAAGAATTGGGATCATATAATTGAATATTATAAAGGTTCTTCACTTCAAAACTACTTTAAACAATTGTCTTCTGGAGAAATTAAAGCTATTTTAAAACCACAGATGGTAGATCAGCTTCCAAAAGTAGTCAAAGGAAATGTTAAAAATTTACTTGAAAATGTAGATGAAAGAGGTAAATTTGATTATGTCTGTGAAGAATTAGACCTTGAAAATGTCTTAGATAGAGATATGAAAAACTTAAGTGGAGGAGAACTTCAAAGAGTAGCTATTGCTGCAACTGTTTTAAGAGAAGGAGATTTCTACTACTTTGACGAACCTACATCATGGTTAGATGTATCTCAAAGATTAAATGCAGTAAAAGTAATCAGATCCCTTGCAGAAGATGGAAAATCAGTACTTGTAATTGAACACGACCTAGCTACTTTAGATGCATTATCTGACAACATCCATATTTTATATGGTGAACCTGGAGGATATGGTGTTGTATCTGGAAGAAAAGGAGTTAGAATTGGAATTAATGCATATATCAATGGATTTTTATCTGAAGAAAATGTAAGAATTAGAAAAAATCCAATTGAATTCACAATAAGACCTCCAACTCCTGAAGATGAAGGAGATGTTTTAAGCAGCTATAGTGATTTAACTAAGGATTATGATGGATTTAATCTGGAAGTAGATGCTGGAGAAATTTATTATGATGAAATTGTAACTGCATTTGGTTCAAATGGTATTGGAAAAACAACCTTTGCAAAAATACTTGCAGGAGTGGATAAACCAACTACTGGTGAAACCAATGAAGAAGTCACAATAGCTTACAAGCCACAATATATCGTTTCAAACTTTGAAGGACGTGTACAGGACTTTTTATACATGTATGCTCCAAGTTATGGATCTAAAATATTCAATAGTGAAATTATGGCTCCTCTTAAATTAGAAGACATTTTAGAAAAAGATGTTAAAACATTGAGTGGAGGAGAACTCCAGAGATTAGCTATTGCAACCACATTGTCAAAAGATGCACAGATTTATCTTTTTGACGAACCAACAGCATTCTTAGATGTTGAACAAAGATTAGTTGCTGCAAGAGTTATCAGAAAACTTGTAGAAAGTAGAAATGCTGCATCTTTAATTGTTGACCACGATATTGTCTTTATAGATTACATCTCCGATAGAGCAATGGTATTTAGTGGAACTCCAGGATTAAATGGTCATGCATCAAAACCAGCAGATTTAAGAACATCAATGAACGAATTCCTTGGAAACTTAAATATCACATTTAGAAGAGACAAAGAAACAAAAAGACCAAGAGTTAATAAATTAGATAGTTATCTTGATCGTGAACAAAAAGAAAAAGGAGAATATTATTATTTATCAGATTAGAAGATTATAAATCTTCTAACTCTTTTAAAATTGCTTTTTTTAATTCCACAACAGCTAGTTCTCCTTGTTCATCTAACCTAGCGGAATCATTTGGGTTTAAATTTGCACCTACAACAATAGACTCCGCATCAATAGTTTTTTCAACTTTGACATCTTTTTCTTTTAATATTGTAGATACACAGTCATCTTTACATCCAGTAATAGCCACAACTGGAGCATCTTTTAAAATAGGGCTACATTGATTAGGTTGTGCAGAATATTCCGTAATACAAGCTGCAACAATATTATCTTCTTCCAATGCTAAATCAACAGTAGCTGCTCTTACAACTAAACCTAAAGGACTTAAACCACTACATGAAACTAAAGCTATTTTATCTCTCATATTAACCAACCAATTTTTTCTTGAATTTTTTCTCTAAAAAGTCATAACCTTTCTTAAAAAAAGGACAATTTAAAATACAATCATTACAGCCCTCACTATGGGCAGTACATACCTTACGAAGCACTTTTTCATTTTCATCATATGCATTAAGCGGGCATTTGTTTATACATTTACCACAGGTTTCACAGTACTTTGCAGCCCATAACATATCATTTTCTTCTTTGAAAGGCAAATTATCAATAGAAGTAGATAACATGAAGAAACCCATGTTTAATCCTTCTTTAAAAAGACACATATTGCTTCTAAGAATTACACAATCATTGGATTGTGTAGCAATGGCTCTTAAACTAACTTCATCATCTAAAGGATTAAGTAAATTAGCTTCAAATCCATTCTCTCTTAAAAAATCAGCAATGTCATAAATAAATCCCCCAACTTCCTGAAATTCATCATCAATTAATTTACATTTTTCTTTAGATGGTTCTAAATAAAGGAAGTCAGGACTCATTTCATATTTTAAAATAATTACATTATCAAAATCAATATTCCACTCTGCTTTAAAGTCATCACTTAATTTAGAATAACTTAAACCAGCAACACCTATTTCAAAGGCCATTTTTTTAAATTCTTCAAAAACTTCATCAGAAATATTTCTAAGAGGTTTTGAAGGGTTTGGAATTCTATAAGAATTAGGAACTGGAGAATGATATTTAAATCTTATATCTCTCCTTTCCTCAGTATTAGATATCATAATTTACTTCTTTAAAGCTTCAACAGCTTTAGGGAATTCTTCACAGAACTTTTTAATGCCTTCTTCTGGAATTGAAAAGCTTATACGTAGATATTTATCCCCAACTAACCGGCTAGTATATTCTCCTTCTCTTGTAAATATTTTTTTGTCTAATAAATATTCAGACATTTTTTTAGGAGAAATTCCAACACCAGACAAGTCAATAACCATCATATTACCATCAGATGGGTAAACCGGTAAAAATACTCCATCAATTCCATCAATCATTTCTTTAATTAATTTTTGATTGCTGAAAGAAGTTTCCCTAATCTCACCTATCCATTGGTCTTTAGATTTTAATCCAGCCATTGCACCATATTGTGCAACTATATTTACACCTAAATCATTAACAACAACATTTTTTAAAACTTCATTAATTTCAGGTGTGGATATAACTGCCCCAATCCTTAAACCAGCCATACCGAATATTTTAGAGAAACTATAAATAGTTATAGTATTCTTAGGAGCATATTTTGCAGCTACAAAATGTTGTCTTGCAAAATCCTTATAGGTAATATCATGTAAAAGATAGATATCGTTTTCAATAGCTATTTCAGCAAATTCTTTGATTTCTTCCTCAGTGTAAGCAGTTCCTAATGGATTTAATGGATCAATTAAAATAATCATTTTTGTGTTTTCATCCATATTTTCCCTTACAAGTTCTGGAGTTAACTTATAATTATTTTCTTCACTGTAAATTGGAACATATTTAACTTCATCTGCAAATCTTTCAGCGAAAGTACCTATAATCAAATAACCTGGATCACAAGTAATTACATTATCACTTTTGTTTAATAACCCATTCATACAAATATGTAAAGATTCAGTAGCTCCAGCTGTTAAAAATACTTCTTGATTCTCTAAACCTAAGTCATCTAAAATTAATTGTTTTAAATCGGAAAATCCTTCTGGAGGTGGATATTTACAATACTCTTTTGTCATTACACAATTAGCCATAGCTTTAGCTATTGTATCATCATGTAAATGATTTGTGTTTTGACCCATCCAAATCATTTCTTTATCATTAAAAACATCTTCAAAAAAGTCATTTGCGCAATCATAACCTTTTGGAGGAACTCTTTCAATTTTATCATATTTCTTTTGAAGGGTATCCTCAATCCCCTTATTATCAGTGTTCATAATTATCACATATCATAATCTGAATAAAATTATTATCATTATATATCTATTAATTATAATTAATAAAATTAATGGAAAAACAGCTATGAAATACCCCTGGAAGTAATTTTAAAAGTAGAGGATTTACCTTCTGCAATACTCCTATGCCTTTTTAAGGTAACAACTCTCTGATTTGGTTCATCACCTAAATCCAGTTGCAGAATGACTTTACTCCAATATTGTAAAATAGTTCCACCAACAGCTTTAATATCATTGTTACCATCATCATCAAAGGAGTTGTAAATCTGGTTAGTTAAAACAACAGCGATATCATATTGACGTGCAATCTTAGATAAGATACCCATCTGTTTACCTAACTCTTTATTAAGTTTAGAAGACTTCATATCATCAACCCTATAAAGAGCAACCGCAGAATCCAATATAAGTAAATCCACATCTTCATGATTATTTCTAAGCCAAAATTCAATAGATTTTAGATTTTCATTTTGTTCTGTGAAAGTAGTTGGTTCAAAAACCATAATATTACTAGCTATTTTAGAAAAATCAAATTTGGCAATTTGTTTAATTCTTTCAACAGAGATACCTCCTTCAGTATCTATATAAATTGCTTTTTTATTATTTTTAGCCACATTAACAGTTAAAGTTAAAGCAATATTACTTTTACCAGAACCTGGTGGGCCAAAAATCTGAGTAATAGTTCCTTTTTCAATTCCACCACCAATAAGCTCATCAATAGAGGAATTTGTTGGAATTTTATAGTTATCTTCTAAATCAGCTAATATTTTCATAATATAAACTTTGTGATAATTAATATAAAAAAGTTAACGTTCTAAAATAATAGGCTTCTCAGAAGTTAAATTAATAATTGTAGATGGTTTATTTCTTTTTAGTTTACCTACATCAATTACTAAATCAACATCATGATTCAACTGGTCTAAAATTTCATCAGGTGTTTCACAAACTTCATGGTCAGACAAATTAGCACTGGTTGTTGTAACTGGGAATAAATCAGAAATCCTGCAAGCTATTTCATTATCAGGTATTCTAACTCCAACATGCTTTAAACCACTTGTAACAACTCTTGGAACGATTTTAGTTTTATTTAAAATAAGAGTATATGGTCCTGGCAAAAATTTGTCAACATAAATTTTGTCCCTAGTTCTTAAATTAGCAACATGAGAAATTGCATCCTTACTTGAAACAATAATGGATAATGGTTTCATTAAAGATCTTTTCTTAATATCATAAATGCGACGAACAGCTTTTTTATTAAAAATATTGACTCCCAAACCATAAACTGTATCAGTAGGGTATAAAACAATACCCCCATGAGCCATTACCCTAATAGCTTCTTCAATAACTTCCTTATCTGGATTTTCATTATTTGTTTTCAATATTCTCATTAAATTACCTAATTTATTTATAAACAATTATATATGATTAAATTCTTTATATATACTTATGCTTGAAAGTTTAAGACCCCTTTTAACAAAAATATTGAATCCAATTGCTCAGAATTTAAATATAAATCCAAATATTGTTACATTAATC
This region of Methanobrevibacter woesei genomic DNA includes:
- a CDS encoding DUF4012 domain-containing protein, which translates into the protein MRRRKKISIAIIVVIIIGIVAVVAGTMFMPTNNELSTGEKHILICALDESEARQGMGGCDMAFIVTLNNGSLVNYSAVYPGGLTHPTAEEPQEAQEMGAGEKLLMHDSFWYDDDEQSMKLAKEIVEYNLNVSIDAVVAVNTEAIDAVIQAASPIEVNGQTLEVSGIDIIREEQYGQGVTRGTAVLDLVQGIASSADDPLTKAKMVQAAMDQYAKGNIVMTPADEFIGLLASKGLSSLFG
- a CDS encoding elongation factor 1-beta — encoded protein: MSDVVATMKIMPESPDVDLEALKADIQAAMPDDAEFHKIDEEPIAFGLTALNLMFIIEDGEGGTESTEEAMGKLNNVASVEITDTRRLM
- a CDS encoding zinc finger domain-containing protein produces the protein MKTVECISCKQEIPLTGPFVEFECPICGAKIARCEKCRTFGHAYKCECGFEGP
- a CDS encoding amino acid kinase family protein, whose translation is MKQVVKVGGSLFPDYAIDLVKKLKSTDSLVILGGGEFANLIRKYDDILNLSDETAHNAAIDCMDILAQLVDDKVSSSRLAYSIEEAEEINKLGLTPILIVSKILKEDDPFECSWDVTSDSIAAYISHLLNANLLIVTNVNGIYTREPSEEGSKFISKIDAKKLLTFEESSIDLMLPSLLIKYGSNCYVVNGKYPNRVLALINDSKDYNFDYTKIIGD
- the pth2 gene encoding aminoacyl-tRNA hydrolase, with protein sequence MKQVMVVRNDLKMGKGKIAAQCCHGSLGAYKKTNSEKIRKWENEAYAKVVCKVNSLEELLELKKQAIINKVSYYLVVDAGRTQVPTSTTTVLALGPDEDEILDKITGDLKLL
- a CDS encoding ribosome biogenesis/translation initiation ATPase RLI encodes the protein MSRISILDKEKCQPKKCDYVCISYCPGVRMEEDTIVIDEDTKKPLISEQLCEGCGICTNRCPFDAISIINLPEAVGEPIHRFGQNQFELFGLPDLAEGTVLGLLGQNGIGKSTIMRILSGELIPNLGDYDFEPKNWDHIIEYYKGSSLQNYFKQLSSGEIKAILKPQMVDQLPKVVKGNVKNLLENVDERGKFDYVCEELDLENVLDRDMKNLSGGELQRVAIAATVLREGDFYYFDEPTSWLDVSQRLNAVKVIRSLAEDGKSVLVIEHDLATLDALSDNIHILYGEPGGYGVVSGRKGVRIGINAYINGFLSEENVRIRKNPIEFTIRPPTPEDEGDVLSSYSDLTKDYDGFNLEVDAGEIYYDEIVTAFGSNGIGKTTFAKILAGVDKPTTGETNEEVTIAYKPQYIVSNFEGRVQDFLYMYAPSYGSKIFNSEIMAPLKLEDILEKDVKTLSGGELQRLAIATTLSKDAQIYLFDEPTAFLDVEQRLVAARVIRKLVESRNAASLIVDHDIVFIDYISDRAMVFSGTPGLNGHASKPADLRTSMNEFLGNLNITFRRDKETKRPRVNKLDSYLDREQKEKGEYYYLSD
- a CDS encoding putative zinc-binding protein, with amino-acid sequence MRDKIALVSCSGLSPLGLVVRAATVDLALEEDNIVAACITEYSAQPNQCSPILKDAPVVAITGCKDDCVSTILKEKDVKVEKTIDAESIVVGANLNPNDSARLDEQGELAVVELKKAILKELEDL
- a CDS encoding ferredoxin; its protein translation is MISNTEERRDIRFKYHSPVPNSYRIPNPSKPLRNISDEVFEEFKKMAFEIGVAGLSYSKLSDDFKAEWNIDFDNVIILKYEMSPDFLYLEPSKEKCKLIDDEFQEVGGFIYDIADFLRENGFEANLLNPLDDEVSLRAIATQSNDCVILRSNMCLFKEGLNMGFFMLSTSIDNLPFKEENDMLWAAKYCETCGKCINKCPLNAYDENEKVLRKVCTAHSEGCNDCILNCPFFKKGYDFLEKKFKKKLVG
- a CDS encoding pyridoxal phosphate-dependent aminotransferase — translated: MNTDNKGIEDTLQKKYDKIERVPPKGYDCANDFFEDVFNDKEMIWMGQNTNHLHDDTIAKAMANCVMTKEYCKYPPPEGFSDLKQLILDDLGLENQEVFLTAGATESLHICMNGLLNKSDNVITCDPGYLIIGTFAERFADEVKYVPIYSEENNYKLTPELVRENMDENTKMIILIDPLNPLGTAYTEEEIKEFAEIAIENDIYLLHDITYKDFARQHFVAAKYAPKNTITIYSFSKIFGMAGLRIGAVISTPEINEVLKNVVVNDLGVNIVAQYGAMAGLKSKDQWIGEIRETSFSNQKLIKEMIDGIDGVFLPVYPSDGNMMVIDLSGVGISPKKMSEYLLDKKIFTREGEYTSRLVGDKYLRISFSIPEEGIKKFCEEFPKAVEALKK
- the radB gene encoding DNA repair and recombination protein RadB, whose protein sequence is MKILADLEDNYKIPTNSSIDELIGGGIEKGTITQIFGPPGSGKSNIALTLTVNVAKNNKKAIYIDTEGGISVERIKQIAKFDFSKIASNIMVFEPTTFTEQNENLKSIEFWLRNNHEDVDLLILDSAVALYRVDDMKSSKLNKELGKQMGILSKIARQYDIAVVLTNQIYNSFDDDGNNDIKAVGGTILQYWSKVILQLDLGDEPNQRVVTLKRHRSIAEGKSSTFKITSRGIS
- a CDS encoding L-threonylcarbamoyladenylate synthase, encoding MRILKTNNENPDKEVIEEAIRVMAHGGIVLYPTDTVYGLGVNIFNKKAVRRIYDIKKRSLMKPLSIIVSSKDAISHVANLRTRDKIYVDKFLPGPYTLILNKTKIVPRVVTSGLKHVGVRIPDNEIACRISDLFPVTTTSANLSDHEVCETPDEILDQLNHDVDLVIDVGKLKRNKPSTIINLTSEKPIILER